Below is a genomic region from Pyrococcus kukulkanii.
AATACAAAATGTGTCCCATTAAGACTTTGAGAGAAATATATAAAATTAAACAATAGTAACATACCGAAAATATCATACCTTTTAATATCTACAAGTCTGTAATTTAATATGAAAATTATTATAAAATATGGAACAAATTCAAAGGGTAGAATAGGCATATGGTATTCGTTTATCCCTGTAATTCCCATCAATTCTGCTATAAAAGCATGAAATGCTGGAGTACCCCTAAAAAGAAATAAAGGATAACCTTTGAGTCTGTATCCTTTAAGAAGCATATATGCGGTTCCAATGTGTTTTGGAGCAAAATCATCTATAGTATTCTTGTATAATTGAAGGAGAGCAATGCTATAAAGTAGAAATGCAAGTAATATAAAAAGATGTTTTGTTATCTTATTTTTCCATATATTCTTCCATGTATTCATTATGTTCATTCTTGATCACCATGCTATAAACCTCTAAAGTTTTCTTTGCAATCCTATCCCATGTGAACTGCTCTGCGTACTTCCTTATCTTTTCCCTGTCCCATTCTCTGTCGAGGGCTATTAAAATTTTTTCTGCCAAATCTTTTGGATTTGCTGGCTCACATAGTAATCCATAGTCCTCGGAGACTATTATTTCCTCACTTACGCCATTTTTAGTCGCGACCACGGGTACTCCACATCCCATAGCTTCTATTTGTACAATCCCAAAACTCTCACCTTGGGGTAAGCTCGGAAAGACAAAAACATCTGCAGAGTTTAAATACAAGATGATCTTTTCCAATGGCATCCATCCAGTCAACTTAACGTGTTTTTTAAGATTATATTGTTCAATAAGCCTAGATAACTCCTGGTACATATGTCCTTTTCCAATTACATAACACTTGAGTTTTGGTACTTGTTCCCGTAACATCTTAACAGCTTCAATTAGATATTTATGCCCCTTGTGTTCTACTAAATTAGCAATATTAACTATGACTTTAGCATCCGGAGGTATATCAAGCAATTTTCGAGCAATATTTTTATCCATTGGTTTGAAAATATCCGAACTAAAACCATTATATACAACCAAGATTCTTCTGCTCAAGCTTCTAGGAATATATTTTGTT
It encodes:
- a CDS encoding glycosyltransferase family 4 protein; this encodes MKVLMVGPIEKAGGVSTHTKELTRALKKLGVEVEIYNISPNKEYPGIISNIIKLYKRTVGLSLKLVRDSEKFDLIHVQASGPLGGFLPAPVGVLWKKILGYKLVVTFHYSWESFYSKYRHMLSLIIKFSDKFIVVSHRNKRLITKYIPRSLSRRILVVYNGFSSDIFKPMDKNIARKLLDIPPDAKVIVNIANLVEHKGHKYLIEAVKMLREQVPKLKCYVIGKGHMYQELSRLIEQYNLKKHVKLTGWMPLEKIILYLNSADVFVFPSLPQGESFGIVQIEAMGCGVPVVATKNGVSEEIIVSEDYGLLCEPANPKDLAEKILIALDREWDREKIRKYAEQFTWDRIAKKTLEVYSMVIKNEHNEYMEEYMEK